The following are encoded together in the Cynocephalus volans isolate mCynVol1 chromosome 4, mCynVol1.pri, whole genome shotgun sequence genome:
- the LOC134377314 gene encoding cystatin-M-like yields MARLSLKLALGLTLLALCLLALPRDTGAWTGEHMQGERQDLSPSDPQVQKATQAAVASYNKGSNSLYYFRDTHILKAQSQLVAGIKYYLTVEMGSTACRKNAGDGINLTTCPLAAGAKEEKLRCDFEMLVVPWQNSTQLLKHHCVQL; encoded by the exons ATGGCACGTCTGAGCCTCAAGCTGGCACTGGGTCTGACCCTGCTTGCACTCTGCCTCCTGGCGCTACCCCGTGACACTGGGGCCTGGACAGGGGAGCACATGCAAGGAGAACGCCAGGACCTGTCCCCCAGCGACCCGCAGGTGCAGAAGGCTACACAGGCGGCAGTGGCCAGCTACAACAAGGGCAGCAACAGCCTCTACTACTTCCGAGACACGCACATCCTCAAGGCACAGAGCCAG CTGGTGGCTGGCATCAAGTACTACCTGACAGTGGAGATGGGGAGCACGGCCTGCCGGAAGAATGCTGGAGACGGCATCAACCTCACCACCTGCCCCCTGGCTGCTGGGGCAAAGGAGGAG AAGCTGCGCTGTGACTTTGAGATGCTGGTGGTTCCCTGGCAGAACTCCACTCAGCTGCTAAAGCACCACTGTGTGCAGCTGTAA